From Methylocystis sp. ATCC 49242, one genomic window encodes:
- a CDS encoding electron transfer flavoprotein subunit beta/FixA family protein, with product MKILVCIKQVPDSAQIRVHPVTNTIMRQGVPTIINPYDLFSLEEALRLRDKFGGEVTVLTMGPPMAADSLRKALAIGADRAVLLTDRFFAGSDTLATTYALAQAIRKIEETFGPQDIVFAGKQTIDGDTAQVGPGVAKRLGLLQLTYVSRIAECNPDKRELVVERRSEGGVQVLRTAMPCLVTMLEGANEVRRGAIEDSLRAARAEIVTWSAKDAGIEDLTKCGLKGSPTIVKKVFAPSPRSERAAFVEPAKTASDSAEALIEAIFSRQPSLEADMTKLASGF from the coding sequence ATGAAGATCCTCGTTTGCATCAAGCAGGTTCCCGATAGCGCGCAGATACGCGTGCATCCGGTCACGAACACGATCATGCGGCAAGGCGTGCCGACGATCATCAATCCATACGATCTCTTCTCGCTCGAAGAGGCGCTGCGCCTGCGCGACAAATTCGGTGGCGAGGTTACTGTGCTCACAATGGGGCCGCCGATGGCCGCCGACTCTTTGCGCAAGGCGCTGGCCATCGGGGCCGATCGCGCGGTGCTGCTGACGGATCGCTTTTTTGCCGGTTCAGACACTTTGGCGACGACCTATGCGCTGGCGCAGGCGATCAGAAAAATCGAAGAGACATTCGGGCCGCAAGACATCGTCTTTGCCGGAAAACAGACGATCGACGGCGACACGGCGCAAGTCGGTCCCGGCGTCGCGAAGCGGCTCGGCTTGTTGCAGCTGACATACGTTTCGAGGATTGCGGAATGTAACCCCGACAAACGCGAGCTTGTCGTAGAGCGGCGTTCGGAAGGCGGCGTCCAGGTGCTCAGGACGGCCATGCCTTGCCTGGTCACCATGCTCGAAGGCGCCAATGAAGTGCGCCGCGGCGCGATTGAGGATTCGCTTCGCGCGGCGCGCGCCGAGATTGTCACCTGGAGCGCGAAGGACGCGGGAATCGAGGATCTGACGAAGTGCGGCCTGAAGGGATCGCCGACAATCGTGAAGAAGGTTTTCGCGCCTTCGCCGCGATCCGAGCGCGCAGCCTTCGTGGAGCCCGCGAAGACGGCCAGCGATTCCGCCGAAGCGCTGATCGAAGCCATTTTTTCGCGCCAACCGTCCCTCGAAGCGGACATGACCAAGCTTGCCTCGGGATTCTAA
- the nifW gene encoding nitrogenase stabilizing/protective protein NifW, translating into MSVFDELRKLSSAEDFFEALGVDFDPSVVRVARLHILRRMGEYLATNDLDTASDDEARAACREYLARAYADFVASSPIAERVFKVHKDAIKPAPAPAKPFVSLTTLTTNGN; encoded by the coding sequence ATGAGCGTGTTCGACGAGTTGCGCAAACTCTCCTCCGCGGAGGACTTCTTCGAAGCGCTTGGAGTTGATTTCGATCCTTCGGTGGTTCGCGTCGCGCGACTGCACATATTGCGGCGCATGGGCGAATACCTCGCCACGAACGATCTCGACACAGCGTCCGACGACGAGGCGCGCGCCGCGTGCAGGGAATATCTCGCCAGGGCTTATGCTGATTTTGTCGCATCGTCTCCGATCGCGGAACGCGTATTCAAAGTTCACAAAGATGCGATCAAGCCGGCGCCTGCGCCAGCAAAACCCTTTGTGTCGCTGACGACGCTCACAACGAACGGCAATTGA
- the cysE gene encoding serine O-acetyltransferase, with the protein MTVVATFVNARRPHIRGLLATLRSDVACVLQRDPAARNALEVAMLYPGVHAVIFHRLSHRLWRREFKFAARFLSWFARLVTNIDIHPGATIGERFFIDHGAGVVIGETSVIHDDVTIYHGVTLGGTSWSTGKRHPTIESGVLIGAGAKILGPISVGARARIGANSVVIEDIPPEMTVVGIPGRIVREVRRRSGVDGRIDLEHHLIPDPVGDAISTLIDRIDFLEARFMHLQSRKSESAQMRGEKETKE; encoded by the coding sequence GTGACTGTCGTGGCCACATTCGTCAATGCGCGCAGGCCGCATATTCGCGGCCTTCTGGCGACGCTTCGCAGCGACGTCGCCTGCGTCCTGCAACGAGACCCCGCAGCGCGCAATGCGCTCGAAGTTGCGATGCTTTATCCTGGCGTTCACGCCGTGATCTTTCATCGCTTGTCGCATCGACTTTGGCGCCGGGAATTCAAGTTCGCAGCACGGTTTCTGTCCTGGTTCGCTCGTCTCGTCACGAATATAGACATTCACCCAGGCGCGACGATCGGCGAACGTTTCTTCATCGATCATGGGGCCGGTGTCGTGATCGGCGAGACATCGGTCATTCATGATGACGTTACGATCTATCACGGCGTCACTCTCGGGGGCACCTCCTGGTCTACCGGCAAACGCCATCCGACGATCGAAAGCGGAGTCCTGATTGGCGCGGGCGCAAAAATCCTCGGCCCGATAAGCGTTGGCGCACGCGCGCGAATCGGCGCCAATTCGGTCGTCATCGAGGACATCCCGCCGGAAATGACTGTGGTTGGCATACCGGGCCGCATTGTCCGCGAAGTACGCCGCCGCTCCGGCGTCGACGGGCGCATCGACCTCGAACATCATCTCATTCCCGACCCCGTCGGCGACGCCATCTCGACGCTGATCGACCGCATCGATTTCCTGGAGGCGCGCTTTATGCATCTCCAAAGCCGCAAGAGTGAAAGCGCTCAAATGCGCGGGGAAAAGGAGACGAAGGAATGA
- the nifV gene encoding homocitrate synthase, with the protein MNPDHPRIYINDTTLRDGEQAPRVAFTAAEKLVIARALADAGVDEIEAGTPAMGRDEIEAISGVVAEGLPCRVMGWCRLNKDDIDAARAAGVAHVNISAPMSRLQISVKLGLTIPTLAERVREIVSYAREQGMTVALGGEDSSRADPRDVGLILRAATQAGAWRYRFADTLGLLDPFSAYESIRRIREETDLPIEFHGHDDVGLATANTLAALRAGASHASVTVIGLGERAGNAALEEVVAALGHIAAGRTDVRLEKLQALAKLVARLSGRKIGRAKAIVGADIFTHESGIHVAALLKDARTYQGVDPARLGRRNRIVIAKHSGLAALKSRCSSLGVDIDHETASALLSHIRRRANDKKPPITRRELIRLVERRQAWAGGET; encoded by the coding sequence GTGAACCCCGACCATCCTCGCATCTACATAAACGACACCACGCTGCGCGATGGCGAACAAGCGCCTCGCGTCGCCTTTACGGCGGCCGAGAAGCTCGTCATCGCGCGCGCCCTGGCTGACGCGGGCGTCGATGAGATAGAGGCTGGAACTCCCGCGATGGGTCGAGACGAAATCGAAGCGATTTCGGGCGTGGTCGCAGAGGGCCTGCCATGTCGCGTGATGGGCTGGTGCCGCCTGAACAAGGACGACATCGACGCCGCGCGCGCGGCAGGCGTCGCTCATGTCAATATATCGGCGCCTATGTCGCGACTGCAGATCAGCGTAAAACTCGGTCTCACCATACCGACGCTTGCCGAGCGCGTGCGCGAAATTGTTTCATATGCGCGTGAACAAGGAATGACTGTCGCACTTGGCGGAGAGGATTCATCGCGAGCCGATCCGCGCGATGTCGGATTGATCCTGCGCGCCGCAACGCAAGCGGGCGCCTGGCGTTATCGCTTCGCGGACACTCTCGGTTTGCTGGATCCGTTTTCCGCCTATGAGTCGATCCGCCGTATTCGCGAAGAAACAGACCTTCCGATCGAATTTCATGGCCATGACGACGTCGGACTGGCGACGGCGAACACGCTGGCGGCGTTGCGCGCCGGCGCGTCGCATGCGTCCGTCACGGTGATTGGTCTCGGCGAGCGCGCCGGCAACGCCGCTCTCGAAGAAGTCGTCGCAGCGCTCGGGCATATCGCCGCCGGCCGCACCGACGTGCGGCTGGAAAAGCTCCAGGCGCTGGCGAAGCTCGTCGCTCGCCTGTCGGGACGCAAGATCGGGCGCGCCAAGGCGATCGTCGGAGCTGATATATTTACGCATGAATCCGGCATTCATGTCGCGGCGTTGCTCAAGGATGCGCGCACCTATCAGGGCGTCGATCCCGCTCGACTTGGACGACGCAACCGGATCGTCATCGCCAAACATTCCGGCCTTGCCGCGTTGAAAAGCAGGTGCTCCTCACTCGGCGTGGATATCGATCACGAAACGGCGAGCGCGCTGCTGTCGCACATCCGCCGGCGCGCCAATGACAAGAAACCGCCGATCACGCGCCGCGAACTCATTCGCCTTGTCGAAAGACGTCAGGCGTGGGCAGGAGGCGAAACGTGA
- the nifS gene encoding cysteine desulfurase NifS, with the protein MRAVYLDNNATTRVDPEVVEAMLPFFTEQFGNPSSIHSFGASVGASVKKARQQLQELLGAEHDHEIIFTSGGTESDNTAVLSALEAMPGRNEIVTSQVEHPAILSLCQHLEKIGRAKVHYIGVDSLGRLDLEAYRAALSPNTALVTLMWANNETGTIFPVEALAELAKEHGALFHTDAVQAVGKVPISLKGSAIDMLSLSGHKLHAPKGVGALYVKRGARFKPLLRGGHQERGRRAGTENTPGVIGLGKAAQLALAHMGDEQTRVKELRDRLENAILQQVPNCFVNGDLRERLPNTTNIAFEYVEGEAILLHLTRAGVAASSGSACTSGSLEPSHVMRAMNVPFTAAHGSIRFSFSRDNVAEDVDQVIEALPKILENLRELSPFWAGADKGPTEFKPVYA; encoded by the coding sequence ATGCGCGCGGTCTATCTCGACAATAATGCGACGACTCGGGTCGATCCCGAGGTTGTGGAGGCCATGCTGCCTTTCTTCACCGAACAGTTCGGTAATCCCTCCTCGATCCATTCATTCGGCGCGAGCGTTGGCGCCTCGGTCAAGAAGGCGCGGCAGCAATTGCAGGAGTTGCTCGGCGCCGAACACGATCACGAGATCATATTCACCTCCGGCGGCACTGAAAGCGATAATACGGCTGTATTGTCGGCGCTCGAAGCGATGCCGGGCCGCAACGAGATCGTGACGAGCCAAGTAGAGCATCCCGCAATTCTCTCGCTCTGCCAGCATCTCGAGAAGATCGGCCGCGCAAAGGTTCACTACATCGGCGTCGACTCTCTCGGGCGCCTCGACCTCGAAGCCTATCGCGCCGCTTTGTCACCCAACACGGCGCTCGTGACGCTCATGTGGGCGAATAATGAGACAGGGACGATCTTCCCGGTTGAAGCGCTTGCCGAACTGGCCAAGGAGCATGGCGCGCTCTTTCATACAGACGCCGTGCAGGCGGTCGGCAAGGTTCCGATTTCACTCAAGGGCAGCGCAATCGACATGCTGTCGCTGTCCGGCCACAAGCTGCATGCGCCGAAGGGCGTCGGAGCGCTATACGTGAAGCGCGGCGCACGTTTCAAGCCGCTGCTGCGTGGCGGACATCAGGAGCGCGGCCGCCGCGCCGGCACCGAAAATACGCCGGGCGTCATCGGCCTCGGCAAGGCGGCGCAGCTTGCGCTCGCGCATATGGGGGATGAGCAGACCCGCGTAAAGGAGCTGCGCGACCGTCTCGAAAACGCAATTCTGCAGCAGGTTCCCAATTGCTTCGTGAATGGCGATTTACGCGAGCGTTTGCCCAATACCACCAATATCGCTTTCGAATATGTGGAGGGCGAGGCGATCCTTTTGCATCTCACTCGCGCGGGGGTGGCGGCGTCCTCGGGGTCCGCATGCACATCTGGTTCGCTCGAACCGTCACACGTGATGCGCGCGATGAACGTTCCCTTCACAGCGGCGCATGGCTCGATCCGCTTCTCGTTTTCGCGCGACAATGTCGCGGAGGATGTCGATCAGGTCATCGAGGCGCTGCCGAAGATTCTCGAAAATCTTCGTGAACTATCGCCCTTCTGGGCGGGCGCCGACAAGGGCCCGACCGAGTTCAAACCCGTCTATGCCTGA
- the nifU gene encoding Fe-S cluster assembly protein NifU yields MWDYSDKVKDYFFNPKNAGVLGEANAVGEVGAISCGDALKLMLKVDPETETILEAKFQTFGCGSAIASSSALTELIIGKTLQEAITLTNQDIADFLGGLPPEKMHCSVMGYEALQAAIANFRGEVWSDDHEEGALVCKCFGVDEGMIERAIKMNKLTTIEEVTSYTKAGGGCLTCFDKLEEILAAVNAELVAEGVLAEHEAYRLGTADAKEIKAKAKAAKAEAAPPTSPIAPASPLPPPSAGMTNLKKVRLIEEAIEELRPYLQKDGGDCELIDVDGSNVLVTLSGACMGCQMSSVTVSGIQERLIAKLGMPIRVIPIKQHAH; encoded by the coding sequence ATGTGGGACTATTCCGACAAGGTAAAAGACTATTTTTTCAATCCGAAGAACGCCGGCGTTCTCGGTGAGGCAAATGCGGTCGGCGAAGTGGGCGCTATCTCCTGCGGCGACGCGCTCAAACTGATGCTGAAAGTCGATCCCGAGACCGAAACGATTCTCGAAGCAAAATTCCAGACCTTTGGCTGCGGTTCCGCCATCGCATCTTCCTCGGCGCTTACCGAACTGATCATCGGGAAGACGCTTCAGGAAGCAATCACGCTTACCAACCAGGACATTGCGGATTTTCTTGGAGGCCTTCCGCCTGAAAAGATGCACTGCTCGGTCATGGGCTACGAAGCTCTTCAGGCTGCAATCGCCAACTTCCGCGGCGAAGTCTGGAGCGATGATCACGAGGAAGGCGCGCTGGTTTGCAAATGTTTCGGCGTCGATGAAGGCATGATCGAACGCGCGATCAAGATGAACAAGCTGACCACGATCGAGGAAGTCACTTCCTACACCAAGGCCGGCGGCGGCTGTCTGACATGCTTCGACAAGCTCGAGGAGATCCTCGCCGCGGTGAACGCCGAACTCGTTGCGGAGGGCGTGCTGGCCGAGCATGAGGCCTATCGCCTCGGCACAGCCGACGCCAAGGAGATCAAGGCGAAAGCGAAGGCCGCGAAGGCGGAAGCTGCGCCGCCGACATCGCCGATCGCGCCGGCCTCTCCCCTGCCGCCTCCCTCTGCCGGCATGACGAACCTCAAGAAGGTGCGTCTGATCGAAGAAGCGATCGAGGAGTTGCGTCCCTATCTCCAGAAAGATGGCGGCGATTGCGAACTCATCGACGTCGACGGCTCGAATGTTCTCGTCACCCTCAGCGGAGCCTGCATGGGATGCCAGATGTCGAGCGTCACCGTCTCGGGCATACAGGAACGGTTGATCGCCAAGCTGGGCATGCCGATCCGCGTCATTCCCATCAAGCAGCACGCTCACTGA
- a CDS encoding iron-sulfur cluster assembly accessory protein gives MIQLTDSAVTAVRTAIAGAGQEVEGLRIMVEAGGCAGLKYMMGLVNEPDPNDHVFDNDGVKIFVEEGSLAYLDGTRIDFVIGLEGSGFTFDNPQAKSSCSCGKSFG, from the coding sequence ATGATTCAGCTCACGGACAGCGCCGTAACCGCCGTGCGCACCGCTATCGCAGGGGCCGGCCAGGAGGTCGAGGGGCTGCGCATCATGGTCGAAGCCGGCGGCTGCGCAGGTCTGAAATACATGATGGGGCTGGTAAACGAACCGGATCCGAATGATCACGTCTTCGACAACGATGGCGTCAAGATTTTCGTCGAGGAAGGCTCGCTCGCCTATCTCGATGGAACCCGGATCGATTTCGTGATCGGCCTCGAAGGCTCCGGCTTCACCTTCGACAATCCGCAAGCCAAGTCGAGTTGTTCCTGCGGCAAATCATTCGGCTGA
- a CDS encoding nitrogen fixation protein NifQ → MADVARACSSHGASPGTLDAAAIYCAICENPGPFALADPFMAHVLACAISVGVVEAAEFRDNVSGAIGLDRNALARIIESWLPEARHVIPLDAQSASISLDEEETQLRELLERYRVDDSDATSWITSIVTRRSMAPRHLWQDLGLFNRDELTRLLKRWHPELASQNIDNMKWKKFFYRKLCELEGFSLCAAPTCRECGDFNSCFGDEGGESALARLTQGRRA, encoded by the coding sequence ATGGCGGACGTAGCGCGCGCGTGCTCCAGCCATGGCGCATCGCCAGGCACGCTCGACGCCGCGGCCATTTATTGCGCCATCTGTGAAAATCCGGGTCCTTTTGCGCTCGCCGACCCCTTCATGGCGCATGTTCTCGCCTGCGCCATCAGCGTTGGCGTCGTTGAAGCTGCCGAATTTCGTGACAACGTCTCGGGGGCAATTGGCCTGGACAGGAACGCGCTTGCCAGGATCATCGAAAGCTGGTTGCCGGAAGCACGTCACGTCATTCCCCTCGACGCGCAATCAGCCTCAATTTCTCTGGACGAAGAAGAAACTCAGCTTCGTGAATTGCTGGAGCGCTACCGCGTAGATGACTCTGACGCGACGAGTTGGATCACGTCGATCGTCACGCGTCGCTCAATGGCTCCGCGCCACCTTTGGCAGGACCTTGGACTTTTCAACCGCGACGAGCTGACACGCCTCCTGAAGCGGTGGCACCCGGAGCTCGCGTCACAAAATATTGATAATATGAAGTGGAAGAAGTTCTTCTATCGCAAACTGTGCGAACTTGAAGGCTTCAGCCTTTGCGCGGCCCCGACATGCCGCGAATGCGGCGATTTCAACTCTTGTTTCGGCGACGAAGGCGGCGAAAGCGCGTTAGCCCGTCTCACGCAGGGCCGCCGCGCTTAA
- the fdxB gene encoding ferredoxin III, nif-specific — MGEFKTRDGSPYTPLYLTDIDPETCIGCGRCFKVCPQGVMALYGVNDEGEILGIVTDDDDDDFDGDLNRKIMKVEHAGACIGCNACARVCPKNCQTHVPADQIAA; from the coding sequence ATGGGCGAATTCAAGACGCGAGACGGCTCGCCTTATACGCCGCTCTATCTCACCGACATCGACCCAGAGACCTGCATCGGTTGCGGGCGCTGTTTCAAGGTTTGCCCACAGGGCGTCATGGCGCTTTACGGAGTCAATGACGAGGGTGAAATTCTCGGGATCGTCACCGACGATGATGACGACGATTTCGACGGCGACCTGAACCGCAAGATCATGAAAGTCGAACACGCCGGCGCCTGCATCGGCTGCAACGCCTGCGCGCGCGTCTGCCCGAAGAACTGCCAGACGCATGTTCCGGCGGATCAGATCGCGGCGTGA
- a CDS encoding CCE_0567 family metalloprotein, whose amino-acid sequence MSGVDELKAEIKKLSAKAMNMKMNLHDLSEELPVNWTTIMSVAQETYDAYAALEAARKRLKELEAA is encoded by the coding sequence ATGAGCGGCGTCGACGAATTGAAGGCCGAGATCAAGAAGCTCTCAGCCAAGGCCATGAACATGAAGATGAACCTGCACGACCTCTCCGAGGAGCTGCCAGTGAACTGGACGACGATAATGAGCGTCGCACAGGAAACCTACGACGCTTATGCGGCGTTGGAGGCGGCCCGCAAGAGGCTCAAGGAACTCGAGGCGGCGTGA
- a CDS encoding NifX-associated nitrogen fixation protein, whose amino-acid sequence MPEAAEIAEEKPEVSLFIKELIKVWRAQDTHGTWDNKKDVALLDPYIVTREQRREIPIIGDPDPEILWRLELFYNAVGLAIERRTGCMVQPMMKMSHEGFGRMILTAGRLIVVNKHLRDVHRFGFESLEKLAAEGAKLVDAGVEMIEKFPEVARY is encoded by the coding sequence ATGCCTGAAGCAGCCGAAATCGCCGAAGAAAAACCGGAAGTGAGCCTCTTCATAAAGGAGCTCATCAAGGTCTGGCGCGCGCAGGACACACATGGAACATGGGACAACAAGAAGGACGTAGCCCTTCTCGATCCCTATATCGTGACGAGGGAACAGCGTCGGGAAATCCCGATCATCGGTGATCCGGACCCTGAAATCCTCTGGCGTCTCGAACTTTTTTACAACGCCGTCGGTCTCGCCATCGAACGCCGAACCGGCTGCATGGTTCAGCCGATGATGAAAATGAGCCATGAAGGATTCGGACGCATGATACTGACTGCCGGACGCCTGATCGTTGTCAACAAGCATCTACGCGACGTTCATCGGTTTGGCTTCGAGAGCCTAGAGAAACTCGCTGCGGAGGGCGCAAAACTTGTCGACGCCGGCGTCGAGATGATCGAGAAATTTCCAGAAGTGGCCCGCTATTGA
- the nifX gene encoding nitrogen fixation protein NifX translates to MKVAFATQDLETVDAHFGWARNIAIYELSPDSYHFVEAIQFAGDLQEDGNEDKLQPKLEAIKDCSILYVAAIGGSGAARVVAQNIHPMKVQQPEKIVDLLQRLQVVLNGAPPPWLRKILSKSGERTFDFDEETANA, encoded by the coding sequence ATGAAAGTTGCATTCGCCACCCAGGACCTTGAAACCGTCGATGCTCATTTCGGTTGGGCAAGGAATATCGCGATCTACGAACTGAGCCCGGACTCCTATCATTTTGTCGAGGCGATCCAGTTCGCCGGCGATTTGCAGGAAGACGGCAATGAGGACAAGCTTCAACCGAAGCTCGAAGCGATCAAGGATTGTTCGATTCTTTACGTCGCGGCGATCGGCGGCTCCGGGGCGGCCCGCGTCGTCGCTCAGAACATTCATCCAATGAAGGTGCAGCAACCGGAGAAGATCGTCGATTTGCTCCAGAGGCTTCAGGTCGTTCTGAACGGCGCGCCGCCGCCTTGGTTGCGCAAGATATTGTCGAAGAGTGGCGAGCGCACTTTCGATTTCGACGAGGAGACAGCAAATGCCTGA
- the nifN gene encoding nitrogenase iron-molybdenum cofactor biosynthesis protein NifN, with product MARVTSSKKACAVNPLKMSQPIGGALAFMGVSGCMPVLHGSQGCTSFGLVLFVRHFRESIPLQTTAMNEVATVLGGLDNIEQAILNIVKRAKPDVIGICSTGVTEIKGDDVEGYLKLVRKRHPELADLGIVHVSTPDFKDAFQDGFAKTVTRLIQEFVPQHETPQRRAPQRVNVLAGCHLTPGDIDELRDIIEAFGLQPTFLPDLSGSLDGHIPEDFTPTTLGGVSRADIAAMGTAAWTIAIGEQMREAAKTLEARADVPFMLFDRLTGLAVNDEFMSFLTRISGRPAPIKFRRQRGQLVDAMLDGHFHFGGKRIAIGAEPDLLHSVSHWLKEMGAEVAAAVTTTSSVLLENIPSEEVIIGDLEDLEKRAADCDLIITHSHGRQASDRLGVPLYRMGLPMFDRLGAAHEVSVGYRGTRDLIFALGNIFIGQTPEPTPDSWRRQSGDEGHETTAIASDLVQPSQAH from the coding sequence ATGGCGCGCGTCACCTCCTCGAAGAAAGCCTGCGCGGTCAATCCGCTGAAGATGAGCCAGCCGATCGGCGGCGCGCTCGCCTTTATGGGCGTTTCCGGCTGCATGCCGGTGCTGCATGGCTCGCAGGGCTGCACCTCTTTCGGGCTTGTTCTCTTCGTGCGGCATTTCCGTGAGTCGATCCCACTTCAGACGACGGCGATGAATGAGGTGGCGACCGTTCTTGGCGGACTTGACAATATCGAGCAGGCGATCCTCAATATCGTGAAACGCGCGAAACCAGATGTCATCGGCATCTGCTCGACCGGCGTCACTGAAATCAAGGGCGACGATGTCGAGGGCTATCTCAAGCTCGTGCGCAAACGTCACCCCGAACTCGCCGATCTTGGCATCGTCCATGTCTCGACGCCAGACTTCAAGGACGCCTTCCAGGACGGGTTCGCCAAGACCGTCACCAGACTCATCCAGGAATTTGTGCCGCAACACGAGACGCCGCAGCGACGCGCGCCTCAACGCGTCAATGTGCTTGCGGGGTGCCATCTGACTCCCGGCGATATCGACGAATTGCGCGACATTATCGAGGCCTTCGGTCTCCAGCCGACTTTCCTGCCCGATCTGTCCGGCTCGCTCGACGGTCACATTCCTGAGGACTTCACGCCGACCACGCTCGGCGGCGTGTCACGCGCCGATATTGCGGCGATGGGAACCGCCGCCTGGACCATCGCCATCGGCGAGCAGATGCGGGAGGCCGCAAAGACGCTCGAAGCGCGCGCGGACGTCCCCTTCATGCTCTTCGATCGGCTGACCGGCCTCGCGGTCAATGACGAATTCATGAGTTTCCTTACGCGCATAAGCGGCAGGCCGGCGCCGATCAAATTCCGGCGCCAGCGCGGTCAGCTCGTCGACGCCATGCTTGACGGTCACTTCCACTTCGGCGGCAAGCGCATAGCAATCGGGGCCGAGCCGGATCTGCTGCATAGCGTATCCCATTGGCTGAAGGAAATGGGCGCAGAGGTCGCAGCGGCGGTCACGACGACTTCATCCGTTTTACTCGAAAATATTCCCAGTGAAGAAGTCATCATCGGCGATCTGGAAGACCTCGAGAAACGAGCAGCCGATTGCGACCTCATCATCACCCATTCGCATGGTCGCCAGGCGTCGGATCGTCTCGGAGTCCCGCTCTATCGCATGGGGCTGCCGATGTTCGACCGGCTCGGCGCCGCGCATGAGGTCAGCGTCGGCTATCGCGGCACCCGAGATCTCATCTTCGCGCTAGGCAACATATTCATCGGGCAGACGCCGGAGCCAACGCCCGACAGTTGGAGACGGCAAAGCGGGGACGAGGGCCATGAAACTACGGCGATTGCGTCTGATCTCGTCCAACCATCGCAAGCGCACTGA